In Corynebacterium afermentans subsp. afermentans, a genomic segment contains:
- the rplB gene encoding 50S ribosomal protein L2 yields the protein MAIRKYKPTTPGRRASSVSAFDEITRSTPEKSLLRPLPKKGGRNSHGHITTRHRGGGHKRRWRVIDFRRSDKDGVLAKVAHIEYDPNRTANIALLHYFDGEKRYIIAPKGLTQGTIVEAGPNADIKVGNNLPLRNIPTGTTIHAVELKPGAGAKLARSAGASIQLLGKEGNYAVLRMPSSEIRRVDIRCRATIGEVGNADQINIRWGKAGRMRWKGWRPTVRGVVMNPVDHPHGGGEGKTSGGRHPVSPWGQKEGRTRNPNRYSNNMIVRRRRSKKR from the coding sequence ATGGCTATTCGTAAGTACAAGCCGACAACTCCGGGTCGCCGTGCCAGCTCCGTTTCCGCGTTCGACGAGATCACTCGCTCGACCCCGGAAAAGTCGCTGCTGCGCCCGCTCCCGAAGAAAGGTGGCCGTAACTCCCACGGCCACATCACCACCCGTCACCGCGGCGGCGGCCACAAGCGTCGCTGGCGCGTGATCGATTTCCGCCGCTCCGACAAGGACGGCGTGCTGGCAAAGGTCGCTCACATCGAGTACGACCCGAACCGCACCGCAAACATTGCGCTGCTGCACTACTTCGACGGCGAAAAGCGCTACATCATCGCGCCGAAGGGCCTGACCCAGGGCACGATCGTCGAGGCTGGTCCGAACGCCGACATCAAGGTCGGTAACAACCTGCCGCTGCGCAACATTCCGACCGGTACGACCATCCACGCAGTGGAGCTCAAGCCGGGTGCTGGTGCGAAGCTCGCCCGCTCTGCAGGCGCTTCCATTCAGCTGCTGGGTAAGGAAGGCAACTACGCAGTCCTGCGTATGCCGTCTTCCGAGATCCGCCGCGTGGACATCCGCTGCCGCGCCACCATCGGTGAGGTCGGCAACGCCGACCAGATCAACATCCGTTGGGGCAAGGCCGGCCGTATGCGCTGGAAGGGCTGGCGCCCGACCGTGCGTGGTGTGGTTATGAACCCGGTCGACCACCCGCACGGTGGTGGCGAGGGTAAGACCTCGGGTGGCCGCCACCCGGTGTCGCCGTGGGGCCAGAAGGAAGGCCGCACCCGCAACCCGAACCGTTATTCCAACAACATGATCGTGCGGCGTCGCCGCTCGAAGAAGCGCTAA
- the fusA gene encoding elongation factor G, with protein MAQEVLKDLNKVRNIGIMAHIDAGKTTTTERILFYTGLNRKVGETHDGGATTDWMEQEKERGITITSAAVTCFWNNNQINIIDTPGHVDFTVEVERSLRVLDGAVAVFDGKEGVEPQSEQVWRQAAKYDVPRICFVNKMDKLGADFYYTVGTIVDRLGAKPLVMQLPIGAEDNFDGVVDLIDMKALMWPGKVETGTPPQIEEIPEDLKEKAEEYREKLLEAVAESDEELMEKYFGGEELTKEEIQAAIRKMTIASEIYPVFCGTAYRNKGIEPILDAVVAYLPSPLDIGEVHGTSVNGEEELTRKPSVEEPFSALAFKIAVHPFFGKLTYVRVYSGQAIPGEQMLNSTKSKKERVGKLFQMHANKENPVEHADAGNIYAFIGLKETTTGDTLCNPDHPIILESMDFPDPVIQVAIEPKTKADQEKLGTAIQKLAEEDPTFTVQLDEETGQTVIGGMGELHLDVLVDRMKREFKVEANIGSPQVAYRETIRKKVESLDYTHKKQTGGSGQFAKVIVTIEPYSPDPEELEEGESTSYKFENAVTGGRVPKEYIPSVDAGIQDAMQYGFLAGYPLVNIKATLEDGAYHDVDSSEMAFKLAGSQVLKEAVAKAKPVLLEPVMAVEVVTPEEYMGTVNGDISSRRGQVFAMEDRSGAKVVKAKVPLSEMFGYIGDLRSSTAGRANFTMVFDSYAEVPQSVAQEIIDERNGN; from the coding sequence GTGGCACAAGAAGTGCTTAAGGATCTGAACAAGGTCCGCAACATCGGCATCATGGCCCACATTGACGCCGGTAAGACCACCACTACCGAGCGCATCCTCTTCTACACGGGTCTCAACCGCAAGGTTGGCGAGACCCACGACGGTGGCGCCACCACTGACTGGATGGAGCAGGAGAAGGAGCGCGGCATCACCATTACGTCCGCCGCTGTTACCTGCTTCTGGAACAACAACCAGATCAATATCATCGACACCCCGGGTCACGTGGACTTCACCGTTGAGGTGGAGCGCTCCCTGCGCGTGCTCGACGGCGCTGTGGCCGTGTTCGACGGCAAGGAAGGTGTGGAGCCGCAGTCCGAGCAGGTGTGGCGACAGGCCGCCAAGTACGACGTCCCGCGTATCTGCTTCGTCAACAAGATGGACAAGCTGGGCGCTGACTTTTACTACACCGTCGGCACCATCGTCGACCGCCTCGGCGCGAAGCCGTTGGTCATGCAGCTCCCGATCGGCGCTGAGGACAACTTCGACGGCGTTGTCGACCTCATCGACATGAAGGCGCTCATGTGGCCGGGCAAGGTCGAGACCGGCACCCCGCCGCAGATCGAGGAGATCCCGGAGGATCTCAAGGAGAAGGCTGAGGAGTACCGCGAGAAGCTGCTCGAGGCCGTCGCTGAGTCCGACGAGGAGCTCATGGAAAAGTACTTCGGCGGCGAGGAGCTGACGAAGGAAGAGATCCAGGCAGCCATCCGCAAGATGACCATTGCTTCCGAGATCTACCCGGTGTTCTGCGGCACCGCATACCGCAACAAGGGCATCGAGCCGATCCTCGACGCTGTCGTCGCTTACCTGCCGAGCCCGCTGGACATCGGCGAGGTACACGGCACCTCCGTCAACGGCGAAGAGGAACTGACCCGTAAGCCGTCCGTCGAGGAGCCGTTCTCCGCTCTGGCGTTCAAGATCGCCGTCCACCCGTTCTTCGGCAAGCTCACCTACGTGCGCGTCTACTCCGGCCAGGCAATCCCGGGCGAGCAGATGCTCAACTCCACGAAGTCCAAGAAGGAGCGCGTGGGCAAGCTCTTCCAGATGCACGCGAACAAGGAGAACCCGGTCGAGCACGCCGACGCCGGCAACATCTACGCGTTCATCGGCCTGAAGGAAACCACCACGGGCGACACCCTGTGCAACCCGGACCACCCGATCATCCTCGAGTCCATGGACTTCCCGGATCCGGTGATCCAGGTGGCCATCGAGCCGAAGACCAAGGCTGACCAGGAGAAGCTGGGCACCGCTATCCAGAAGCTTGCCGAGGAGGACCCGACCTTCACCGTCCAGCTGGACGAGGAGACCGGCCAGACCGTCATCGGCGGCATGGGCGAGCTGCACCTCGACGTGCTGGTGGACCGCATGAAGCGCGAGTTCAAGGTCGAGGCGAACATCGGCTCCCCGCAGGTTGCGTACCGCGAGACCATCCGCAAGAAGGTCGAGTCCCTGGACTACACCCACAAGAAGCAGACCGGTGGTTCCGGCCAGTTCGCGAAGGTCATCGTCACCATCGAGCCGTACTCCCCGGACCCGGAGGAGCTGGAAGAGGGCGAGTCCACTTCCTACAAGTTCGAGAACGCCGTCACCGGTGGCCGCGTGCCGAAGGAGTACATCCCGTCCGTCGACGCTGGTATCCAGGACGCGATGCAGTACGGCTTCCTCGCCGGCTATCCGCTGGTGAACATCAAGGCCACCCTCGAGGACGGTGCGTACCACGACGTCGACTCCTCGGAGATGGCGTTCAAGCTCGCTGGTTCCCAGGTGCTGAAGGAGGCTGTCGCTAAGGCGAAGCCGGTCCTGCTCGAGCCGGTCATGGCCGTCGAGGTTGTGACCCCGGAGGAGTACATGGGCACCGTCAACGGTGACATCAGCTCCCGCCGTGGCCAGGTCTTCGCAATGGAGGACCGCTCCGGTGCGAAGGTTGTCAAGGCAAAGGTGCCGCTGTCCGAGATGTTCGGCTACATCGGCGACCTGCGTTCCTCCACCGCTGGCCGCGCGAACTTCACCATGGTGTTCGACTCCTACGCTGAGGTTCCGCAGTCCGTGGCTCAGGAGATTATCGACGAGCGCAACGGCAACTAA
- the rpsC gene encoding 30S ribosomal protein S3 produces the protein MGQKIHPHGLRLGITSDWKSHWYADKNYADYVAEDIKVREWLEKNLERAGISDIVIERTRDRVRVDIHTARPGIVIGRRGAEADRIRRELEKLTGKMVALNIIEVKNIDADATLVAQSIAEQLVNRVAFRRAMRKAIQSAMRNPQVKGIKVMTSGRLGGAEMSRVERYHEGRVPLHTLRAEIDYGTAEAHTTFGVIGVKVWIYKGDVVGGVRESELNAPKNERGGRGDRRPRRGGQRRQRAEQKKEG, from the coding sequence ATGGGCCAGAAGATTCACCCGCACGGCCTGCGCCTGGGTATCACTTCCGACTGGAAGTCCCACTGGTACGCCGACAAGAACTACGCCGACTACGTTGCGGAGGACATCAAGGTCCGCGAGTGGCTTGAGAAGAACCTCGAGCGCGCCGGCATCTCCGACATCGTCATCGAGCGCACCCGCGACCGCGTGCGTGTGGACATCCACACCGCTCGTCCGGGCATCGTCATCGGCCGCCGCGGCGCCGAGGCCGACCGCATCCGCCGCGAGCTGGAGAAGCTCACCGGCAAGATGGTCGCGCTGAACATCATCGAGGTCAAGAACATCGATGCCGACGCAACCCTGGTTGCGCAGTCCATCGCCGAGCAGCTGGTCAACCGTGTCGCGTTCCGTCGCGCCATGCGTAAGGCCATCCAGTCCGCGATGCGCAACCCGCAGGTCAAGGGCATCAAGGTTATGACGTCCGGCCGCCTCGGCGGCGCGGAAATGTCCCGTGTCGAGCGTTACCACGAGGGTCGCGTTCCGCTGCACACCCTGCGTGCGGAGATCGACTACGGCACGGCAGAAGCACACACCACCTTCGGCGTCATCGGCGTCAAGGTGTGGATCTACAAGGGCGACGTCGTGGGCGGTGTCCGCGAGTCCGAGCTGAACGCCCCGAAGAACGAGCGCGGTGGCCGAGGCGACCGTCGCCCGCGCCGCGGCGGCCAGCGTCGCCAGCGTGCAGAGCAGAAGAAGGAGGGCTAA
- the rplW gene encoding 50S ribosomal protein L23, whose protein sequence is MAKIANPRDIIIAPVLSEKSYGLMEQNTYTFFVAPSANKTQIKIAVEQIFGVDVASVNTVNREGKRKRSRTGYGQRKDTKRAYVTLREGSDSIDIFGGATA, encoded by the coding sequence ATGGCTAAGATCGCGAACCCGCGCGACATCATCATCGCGCCCGTGCTCTCTGAGAAGAGCTACGGCCTGATGGAGCAGAACACCTACACGTTCTTCGTCGCTCCGTCGGCCAACAAGACCCAAATCAAGATTGCCGTGGAGCAGATCTTCGGCGTCGACGTCGCTTCGGTGAACACCGTCAACCGCGAGGGCAAGCGCAAGCGTTCCCGCACCGGCTACGGCCAGCGCAAGGACACCAAGCGCGCCTACGTCACGCTCCGCGAGGGCAGCGACTCCATCGACATCTTCGGAGGTGCGACGGCCTAA
- the rpsQ gene encoding 30S ribosomal protein S17 gives MSEANVTENTKVKAVQKRRRGYVVSDKMDKTIVVEVEDRKSHALYGKIVRTTERVKAHDETNTAGVGDLVQIEETRPLSKDKHFRLVDIIEKAR, from the coding sequence ATGAGTGAGGCAAACGTGACTGAGAACACCAAGGTCAAGGCAGTGCAGAAGCGTCGTCGTGGCTACGTCGTGTCCGACAAGATGGACAAGACGATCGTCGTTGAGGTCGAGGACCGTAAGTCCCACGCCTTGTACGGCAAGATCGTGCGTACCACCGAGCGTGTGAAGGCACATGATGAGACGAACACCGCAGGTGTTGGCGATCTCGTCCAGATCGAGGAGACGCGTCCGCTGTCCAAGGACAAGCACTTCCGTCTCGTCGACATCATCGAGAAGGCTCGCTAA
- the rplD gene encoding 50S ribosomal protein L4, which yields MTNLTLDVHTADGATKGSVDLPAEFFDREASVALMHQVVNAQLAAARQGTHATKTRGMVAGGGKKPFRQKGTGRARQGSIRAPHYTGGGTVHGPQPRSYAQRTPKKMIKAALAGALTNRAQNERIHIVEDLVPGQTPSTKSARAFIERLTDRKSVLLVIGRDDQNSRLSARNLPGVHVIEPAQLNAYDVLNADDVVFSVEALHTFVNRGKELATAAAEEEK from the coding sequence ATGACGAACCTGACGCTTGACGTCCACACCGCTGACGGAGCCACCAAGGGCTCTGTCGATCTCCCGGCCGAGTTCTTCGACCGTGAGGCATCCGTGGCGCTGATGCACCAGGTTGTGAACGCACAGCTTGCTGCCGCACGCCAGGGCACCCACGCGACGAAGACTCGCGGCATGGTCGCCGGCGGCGGTAAGAAGCCGTTCCGCCAGAAGGGCACCGGCCGCGCACGCCAGGGTTCCATCCGTGCTCCGCACTACACCGGCGGTGGCACCGTGCACGGTCCGCAGCCGCGTTCCTACGCGCAGCGCACCCCGAAGAAGATGATCAAGGCTGCCCTCGCAGGCGCTTTGACCAACCGCGCACAGAACGAGCGCATCCACATCGTGGAGGACCTGGTCCCGGGCCAGACCCCGTCGACCAAGTCCGCCCGCGCTTTCATCGAGCGCCTCACGGACCGCAAGTCGGTTCTGCTGGTGATCGGCCGTGATGACCAGAACTCCCGTCTTTCCGCGAGGAACCTGCCGGGTGTCCACGTCATTGAGCCGGCTCAGCTGAACGCATACGACGTGCTCAACGCTGACGACGTTGTGTTCTCGGTCGAGGCGCTGCACACCTTCGTCAACCGCGGCAAGGAGCTCGCTACCGCCGCTGCGGAGGAGGAGAAGTAA
- the rplC gene encoding 50S ribosomal protein L3, whose protein sequence is MSENQIKGILGKKLGMTQIFDEDNRVIPVTVVEAGPCVVTQIRTPETDGYSAIQIAYGDIDPRKAKKPQAGHFKKAGVNPRRFVTEIRMDDTSGYELGQEFNATIFEGDTYVDVAGTTKGHGYAGAMKRHGFAGQGAAHGNQAAHRRVGSIGGCATPGRVFKGTRMAGRMGGNRVTTQNLKIQRIDGDNNLILIKGAIPGAKGSVVTVKTAVKGGAHA, encoded by the coding sequence ATGTCTGAGAACCAGATCAAGGGCATTCTGGGCAAGAAGCTCGGCATGACCCAGATCTTCGACGAAGACAACCGAGTTATCCCGGTTACCGTCGTCGAAGCTGGGCCGTGCGTGGTCACCCAGATCCGTACCCCTGAGACCGATGGCTACTCTGCCATCCAGATCGCCTACGGCGACATCGATCCCCGTAAGGCAAAGAAGCCGCAGGCCGGCCACTTCAAGAAGGCCGGCGTGAACCCGCGCCGTTTCGTCACCGAGATCCGCATGGATGACACCTCGGGCTACGAACTCGGCCAGGAATTCAACGCAACCATCTTCGAGGGCGACACTTACGTGGATGTCGCCGGCACCACCAAGGGCCACGGCTACGCCGGCGCTATGAAGCGCCACGGCTTTGCCGGCCAGGGTGCCGCACACGGTAACCAGGCTGCGCACCGCCGCGTGGGCTCCATCGGCGGCTGCGCAACCCCGGGCCGCGTGTTCAAGGGCACGCGCATGGCAGGCCGCATGGGCGGTAACCGCGTTACCACCCAGAACCTGAAGATCCAACGCATCGACGGCGACAACAACCTCATCCTGATCAAGGGCGCCATCCCGGGCGCTAAGGGTTCCGTTGTTACCGTCAAGACCGCAGTGAAGGGCGGTGCTCACGCATGA
- the rpsS gene encoding 30S ribosomal protein S19 → MPRSLKKGPFVDEHLLNKVDAQNEAGTKQVIKTWSRRSTILPDFIGHTFAVHDGRKHVPVFVDESMVGHKLGEFAPTKTFKGHVKEQKGRR, encoded by the coding sequence ATGCCACGTAGCCTGAAGAAAGGCCCGTTCGTCGATGAGCACCTCCTCAACAAGGTGGACGCTCAGAACGAGGCTGGTACCAAGCAGGTCATTAAGACCTGGTCGCGCCGTTCGACCATTCTCCCCGATTTCATCGGTCACACCTTCGCCGTCCACGACGGCCGTAAGCACGTGCCGGTGTTCGTCGACGAGTCCATGGTCGGCCACAAGCTCGGCGAGTTTGCACCGACCAAGACCTTCAAGGGTCACGTCAAGGAACAGAAGGGACGTCGATAA
- a CDS encoding Asp23/Gls24 family envelope stress response protein has protein sequence MADKNITETSANTPNTAAAKTDANTPASTSTAVEPEQVRPRNENLETEHGSTVIDDNVVGKIAGIAAREVSGVNNLGGGAARMWGAVRESLTSSTNVQQGVNVAVEDGHASVAVAIIAEYGVAIHELANAIRENVTVAITRMTGLIVDRVDVTVHDVHLPEQEGAEQYEETNSNANYQAVNQPINQ, from the coding sequence ATGGCCGACAAGAACATCACCGAGACCTCTGCAAACACCCCGAACACTGCTGCAGCGAAGACCGACGCAAACACCCCGGCTTCCACCTCCACCGCCGTGGAGCCGGAGCAGGTTCGCCCGCGCAACGAAAACCTGGAGACCGAGCACGGCTCCACCGTCATCGACGACAACGTTGTGGGCAAGATCGCAGGCATCGCTGCCCGTGAGGTCTCCGGCGTGAATAACCTCGGCGGCGGTGCAGCCCGCATGTGGGGCGCTGTACGCGAGTCCCTGACCTCCTCCACCAACGTCCAGCAGGGCGTCAACGTCGCTGTCGAGGACGGCCACGCTTCCGTCGCAGTTGCCATCATCGCCGAGTACGGCGTTGCTATCCACGAGCTCGCGAACGCTATCCGCGAGAACGTCACCGTTGCCATCACCCGCATGACCGGCCTGATCGTGGACCGCGTCGATGTCACCGTGCACGACGTGCACCTGCCGGAGCAGGAGGGCGCTGAGCAGTACGAGGAAACCAACTCCAACGCCAACTACCAGGCCGTCAACCAGCCGATCAACCAGTAA
- the rplV gene encoding 50S ribosomal protein L22, with protein sequence MADTITTASATAKFVRVSPMKARRVLALVRGKDVAEALAILKYAPQGAAKDVAKVVASAAANAENNFGMDPRTLVISECYANEGPTMRRYQPRAQGRAFQIRKRTSHITVVVESKEGAK encoded by the coding sequence ATGGCTGACACCATCACCACTGCATCCGCGACGGCCAAGTTTGTCCGCGTCTCGCCGATGAAGGCCCGCCGCGTGCTGGCTCTCGTCCGCGGTAAGGACGTTGCCGAGGCCCTCGCGATCCTGAAGTACGCACCGCAGGGTGCTGCCAAGGACGTTGCGAAGGTTGTTGCCTCCGCAGCAGCCAACGCTGAGAACAACTTCGGCATGGACCCGCGCACGCTCGTCATCTCCGAGTGCTACGCAAACGAGGGTCCGACGATGCGCCGGTACCAGCCGCGCGCTCAGGGCCGCGCCTTCCAGATCCGGAAGCGCACCTCCCACATCACCGTTGTTGTCGAGTCCAAGGAAGGGGCCAAGTAA
- the rpsJ gene encoding 30S ribosomal protein S10, which translates to MAGQKIRIRLKAYDHEAIDASAKKIVETVTRTGARVVGPVPLPTQKNVYAVIRSPHKYKDSREHFEMRTHKRLIDILDPTPKTVDALMRIDLPASVDVNIQ; encoded by the coding sequence GTGGCGGGACAGAAGATCCGCATCAGGCTCAAGGCTTACGACCACGAGGCGATCGACGCATCCGCGAAGAAGATCGTCGAGACGGTCACCCGCACGGGTGCCCGCGTCGTTGGCCCGGTGCCGTTGCCCACTCAGAAGAACGTGTACGCCGTTATTCGTTCTCCCCACAAGTACAAGGATTCTCGCGAGCACTTCGAGATGCGCACTCACAAGCGCCTCATCGACATTCTCGACCCGACGCCCAAGACGGTGGACGCGCTCATGCGCATCGACCTGCCAGCAAGCGTCGACGTGAACATCCAGTAG
- the rpmC gene encoding 50S ribosomal protein L29, which yields MATGTPASEFRELSDDELRTRLSEAKEELFNLRFQLATGQLTNNRRISTVKRDIARIYTVLRERELGLSVVPESTGAEA from the coding sequence ATGGCAACCGGTACCCCCGCATCTGAATTCCGTGAGCTGAGCGATGACGAGCTGCGCACCCGCCTGAGCGAGGCGAAGGAAGAGCTGTTCAACCTGCGCTTCCAGCTTGCTACCGGCCAGCTCACCAACAACCGCCGCATCTCCACCGTGAAGCGCGACATCGCTCGCATCTACACGGTGCTGCGCGAGCGCGAGCTTGGCCTGTCCGTCGTCCCGGAGTCCACGGGAGCTGAGGCATAA
- a CDS encoding Asp23/Gls24 family envelope stress response protein: protein MDNSFYHVSERTIERVAEVAAAAVPGCRTIDAKLAGLAGRSFPRINARLDQATGTVAVDTEIATSYPAPVAAITDAVRATIIAHIRTLVGLDVSRVKVTVANVETLPDTGRVTWDQVAEHEAFVIPTPIEVSPTHVEHPTTKPLQQLAPVKARSLVDDMRDVVVPAPIEVDHPGQPDPVHAASVAAPEPVRTFSPEVPEPQRLAAIHTSQTEARVPFPPEPIRPWAPQANGVIPRHPQLPPLQTLKPVDIKRFAQPRDVPMPNRAPLKEITVNRPPLKPIVVEPAPRAPFSSAPAPRPVIVPKAPAPKPLKQITIEPVVKYYDRSR from the coding sequence ATGGATAATTCCTTCTACCACGTCAGTGAGCGCACCATCGAGCGTGTCGCTGAGGTGGCAGCTGCGGCGGTTCCGGGTTGCCGGACTATCGACGCAAAGTTGGCCGGGCTCGCGGGACGAAGCTTCCCGCGGATCAACGCCCGGTTGGACCAGGCGACGGGCACAGTGGCGGTGGACACCGAAATTGCCACCTCCTACCCCGCCCCGGTTGCTGCCATCACCGACGCAGTGCGCGCGACCATCATCGCGCACATTCGCACGCTGGTGGGCCTTGACGTCTCCCGCGTGAAGGTCACCGTGGCCAATGTGGAAACTCTCCCCGACACCGGCCGCGTCACCTGGGACCAGGTGGCGGAGCACGAGGCTTTCGTGATCCCGACCCCCATCGAGGTCTCCCCGACCCACGTGGAGCACCCCACGACGAAACCGCTCCAGCAGCTCGCGCCCGTCAAGGCGCGCTCGCTTGTCGACGACATGCGTGACGTCGTTGTCCCCGCCCCGATCGAGGTGGACCACCCCGGCCAGCCGGATCCGGTGCACGCGGCAAGCGTTGCAGCCCCGGAGCCGGTGCGAACGTTCTCCCCCGAGGTACCGGAGCCGCAGCGCCTCGCTGCCATCCACACCTCGCAGACGGAAGCGCGCGTGCCGTTCCCGCCGGAGCCGATCCGCCCGTGGGCGCCGCAGGCGAACGGGGTTATCCCCCGTCACCCGCAGCTGCCTCCGCTGCAGACGCTCAAGCCTGTGGACATCAAGCGTTTCGCACAGCCCCGCGATGTCCCTATGCCGAACCGCGCACCGCTGAAGGAGATCACGGTCAACCGCCCGCCGCTCAAACCCATCGTGGTGGAGCCGGCGCCGCGCGCCCCGTTCTCGTCCGCGCCCGCGCCGCGGCCGGTGATTGTGCCCAAGGCACCAGCACCGAAGCCGCTGAAGCAGATCACGATTGAACCGGTGGTGAAGTACTATGACCGCTCCCGCTAA
- the tuf gene encoding elongation factor Tu has translation MAKEKFERSKPHVNIGTIGHVDHGKTTTTAAITKVLADAYPEENKAFDYAMIDKAPEERERGITINISHVEYNTPKRHYAHVDAPGHADYIKNMITGAAQMDGAILVVAATDGPMPQTREHVLLARQVGVPYILVALNKCDMVDDEEIIELVEMEVRELLAEQEYDEEAPIVHISALKALEGEEKWVQSVVDLMQACDDSIPDPERETDKPFLMPVEDIFTISGRGTVVTGRVERGVLNLNDDVEIIGIRDKATKTTVTSIEMFNKLLDTAEAGDNAALLLRGLKREDVERGQVVIAPGAYTPHSKFEGSVYVLAKDEGGRHTPFFDNYRPQFYFRTTDVTGVVKLPEGTEMVMPGDNVEMSVELIQPVAMDEGLRFAIREGSRTVGAGRVTKILD, from the coding sequence GTGGCAAAGGAAAAGTTCGAGCGCTCTAAGCCGCACGTGAACATCGGCACCATCGGTCACGTCGACCACGGCAAGACCACCACCACCGCCGCTATCACCAAGGTGCTGGCTGATGCTTACCCGGAGGAGAACAAGGCCTTCGACTACGCGATGATCGATAAGGCTCCGGAGGAGCGCGAGCGCGGCATCACCATCAACATCTCCCACGTGGAGTACAACACCCCGAAGCGCCACTACGCTCACGTTGACGCCCCGGGCCACGCCGACTACATCAAGAACATGATTACCGGCGCTGCTCAGATGGACGGCGCAATCCTCGTGGTTGCTGCTACCGACGGCCCGATGCCGCAGACCCGCGAGCACGTGCTGCTGGCCCGCCAGGTTGGCGTTCCGTACATCCTCGTTGCACTGAACAAGTGCGACATGGTCGACGACGAAGAGATCATCGAGCTCGTCGAGATGGAGGTCCGCGAGCTGCTGGCTGAGCAGGAGTACGACGAGGAAGCACCGATCGTTCACATCTCCGCTCTGAAGGCTCTCGAGGGCGAGGAGAAGTGGGTTCAGTCCGTCGTTGACCTCATGCAGGCTTGCGACGACTCCATCCCGGATCCGGAGCGCGAGACCGACAAGCCGTTCCTGATGCCGGTCGAGGACATCTTCACCATTTCCGGCCGCGGCACCGTGGTTACCGGTCGTGTGGAGCGTGGCGTGCTCAACCTCAACGACGACGTTGAGATCATCGGCATCCGCGACAAGGCCACCAAGACCACCGTCACCTCCATCGAGATGTTCAACAAGCTTCTCGACACCGCTGAGGCTGGCGACAACGCAGCTCTGCTGCTCCGCGGTCTGAAGCGTGAGGACGTCGAGCGTGGCCAGGTCGTCATCGCACCGGGCGCTTACACCCCGCACTCCAAGTTCGAGGGTTCCGTCTACGTCCTGGCCAAGGACGAGGGCGGCCGCCACACCCCGTTCTTCGACAACTACCGTCCGCAGTTCTACTTCCGCACCACCGACGTGACCGGTGTTGTGAAGCTGCCGGAGGGCACCGAGATGGTCATGCCGGGCGACAACGTCGAGATGTCCGTCGAGCTGATCCAGCCGGTCGCTATGGACGAGGGCCTGCGCTTCGCTATCCGCGAGGGCTCCCGCACCGTCGGCGCTGGCCGCGTCACCAAGATCCTGGACTAA
- the rplP gene encoding 50S ribosomal protein L16, producing the protein MLIPKRVKYRRQHRPNRSGVSKGGNTITFGDYGLQALEPAYITNRQIESARIAINRHVKRGGKVWINIFPDRPLTQKPLGVRMGSGKGPVEKWVANVKPGRILFEMSYPNEETAIEALRRAGAKLPCKVRVIKKEDQF; encoded by the coding sequence ATGCTCATCCCTAAGCGCGTGAAGTACCGCCGTCAGCACCGCCCGAACCGCTCGGGTGTGTCCAAGGGCGGCAACACGATCACCTTCGGCGACTACGGCCTGCAGGCACTCGAGCCGGCGTACATCACCAACCGCCAGATCGAGTCCGCACGTATCGCCATCAACCGCCACGTCAAGCGTGGTGGCAAGGTGTGGATCAACATCTTCCCGGACCGTCCGTTGACCCAGAAGCCGCTCGGCGTGCGTATGGGTTCCGGTAAGGGCCCGGTAGAGAAGTGGGTGGCCAACGTTAAGCCTGGTCGCATCCTCTTCGAAATGTCCTACCCGAACGAGGAGACTGCAATTGAGGCTCTGCGCCGCGCTGGCGCAAAGCTTCCGTGCAAGGTCCGCGTGATCAAGAAGGAGGACCAGTTCTAA